A DNA window from Arachis duranensis cultivar V14167 chromosome 3, aradu.V14167.gnm2.J7QH, whole genome shotgun sequence contains the following coding sequences:
- the LOC107479021 gene encoding extensin-like, which yields MGKKVIAKRAPREKIHKLPGYPRPSTRSQDNTFTPSPSPPTSPPRTAPMARTKTTPCFPVPAKPTPPPKAAQTKPTSSKPSSSKGKRPPVEDLVPETAISKPRSVPVCSQRGNPHLPLKSVREPDIDPFAHKSHFMTSQSNYNPHRFKSAMNHDFYDGVIKHRTLCPSFLWIYLA from the coding sequence ATGGGGAAGAAAGTTATTGCTAAAAGAGCACCGCGTGAAAAGATCCATAAACTTCCAGGATATCCTAGACCATCAACTCGCTCTCAAGACAACACTTTCACTCCCTCACCTTCTCCTCCTACTTCTCCTCCTCGCACTGCTCCCATGGCGCGGACCAAAACCACGCCATGTTTTCCAGTCCCTGCCAAGCCGACGCCACCGCCTAAGGCAGCGCAAACCAAACCAACTTCCTCGAAACCTAGTTCATCCAAGGGTAAGCGTCCTCCTGTTGAAGACCTTGTTCCTGAGACAGCAATATCTAAGCCAAGGTCTGTTCCTGTGTGTTCCCAAAGAGGTAACCCTCATCTCCCTCTCAAATCTGTTAGAGAACCCgacattgatccttttgctcaCAAATCACACTTCATGACATCTCAATCAAACTATAACCCTCATCGTTTCAAATCAGCCATGAACCACGACTTTTATGATGGAGTTATTAAGCATCGTACCCTGTGTCCCTCTTTCTTGTGGATTTACCTAGCTTGA